Genomic window (Mesotoga sp. Brook.08.105.5.1):
CCTTCAAACTCACCGATGTGCTCATGTACTGCTTTGTGCTTTCCCTCTTTCACATACTGATAGATGTGTTCAAAGCTCAGATCGAGAGTCGGCGAGGTCCGGCAACGAAGTTTATCATGTTCATTGTTGACCAATTCTTGCATCTAGTGCTCATTTCTTTCCTCTTGCCGATTTCCAGCTTCACCGTTTCAAGGAGCTTCTCGAGCTTCATTGGTTGGTTCTCCATACATACGGGGCTAAACCTGTCCTCGCTTCCGGTTCAAAGAATTCTGTTGATAACAATTGTCTATTTATACGTACTCTTTGCCGGAGCGGTCTTCATAAGAAAGCTCTTTGATCTCATCTACAAGAATGTACCGGACTATCTTCAGAGAATAGCAGGAGACAGCTCCGTTCTCGATAATGTGAAGACCGGAAAAGTGATCGGGATCTTCGAAAGACTTCTCATTCTTACACTTTATCTCACGGGAAATGTTGCCTCTATAACCATTGTAATAGCCGCCAAATCGCTGGCCAGATTTAAGAATTTCGAGAACAAAGACTTTGCAGAATACTATCTAATCGGGACACTGGCGAGCGTGATGATTGCAATGGTTGGCGGGATGATCTTGAAGGTTCTTTGAGGCGGATCAGAGGTAAGAGGAATGAGGCTAGAGGTAAGAAGATCAAGATCTCTTCGCTCTTCCGACCTCTTGCCTCTGACCTCAGGCTCTTCCCAAGGACTGGTCCATGATCTGGGACGGAGGACTAAGGACGGCTCTTCACAGCGTTCAGCGGGTCTTTGTTATTAAGCTTACAGCGGATCTTCGNNNNNNNNNNNNNCAGGGTCACGCCACCTGTATGCCGGTCACCATCTGGACAGTAAGCAGGTTTCCTCCAGACTTATCCCGGGATAGTTGGTCCTCCCGGTTTAGATGACACTAAAGGTCCTTACGACACGTTCACGGTGGTTCACTTGTATTCGTCTCCTCTGGTACTCACCTGACGGGATCACTGTCCCGCCTTTTCCCGTAACGTTCACTACCATGGCTCTTTACCACAGCAGCTTACGGTGGTTTGAAGCCTCCACCTGCATGGCGGCTTCGAGGGGCCCTCCCTCATCTTCGATTAAGCATGGCTTGAAGTTTCCTTCTTCGCCTTCTTGGCACACACCAACCGCAACCAGTATTGTGGAAACAACTATGGAGATTCCACATTATAAATCTCGCAATCTTCACTATAATTTTAATGCAAATGATTGATTCTTAAGAAAATGGCATTGCTCAAACGATCAGTCTTCAAAACTCTGATCTTGAAGAATCCTTTAGCGGTCAAGAGCCCGTCACTGAGTAGTGCTTTCTGGGTATCGTGAAGGCAAAAATGATAGACTTGACAAAACCAGTCGTTTCTCATACAGGAGTATTTATGAAGAATTGGCTTATAGCTGTCTCTCTTGCTTCAGTAGCAACGCTTTTCTGGGCCGTTATAGGTTTTGCGGTGACAGAAGTCAGGTATTCTGAAGTTGAAAGTCAAATTGCCAACTCAGCAAGAATGATCGCGGAAAACACTGCAAAGACCACATTAATCGGCCACTTTCATCGTGATTCGTTTTATGAAGCTGTTATGCTGAATGACAACGATTTCACCAATCACTACCTAATGGGGATGCTGGCCAGTAATATGCATATCAAAGGTGTTGCTGTTTTTTATAATGATGAGGTTTTTGCGTCTGCTGGTGAGAAGTTTGAAATTGCCGTCACGCCTACTGTTGAAGGAGGAGACTACTCGGAGATCTTCTCAGTGGGCAACGATCTTTTTGCAATTTCTGCCTTCACCAACAACGCTGGTTCAGAGAGCTCAAAGGATGGGTATGTCATTCTGAAGCTAGATCTCGAGGGAATTCTGAGTCTGCTTACAACAGAAGGATACAGCTTGAACAGCGAGAAGGGGAGTCTGCTATTAGCAGGAGTCTCAGTTTCTCTTGAGCGCAGATGGCTACCGGCTAACTATGCCGCAATCGCTTTCGTCTTTCTTCTGACATTCGCCTTCACCGCTACTATACAGCGAATGGCTGGCAAGAAGTTTCTTTTCAGAAGGAACAGAGAAATGTCTCTGCTTCTGGAAAAGATTCCGACACTGATCTGGTGCTTCAGAGATCAGGAGACTTTCGGAATCGTCAATGAGTCGTTTGCAAAGTTTTTTGGCAGGCACCCGGAGGAAATTGATGGGAAGAATGTCTTTGAGATTCTCACGGAACATGAGGCAATAGAATGTGTTGAGAGCAACAAGGAAGTTTTCGCTCGAAAAGAGAAACTTGCTTTTGAGCAGAATTCAGAGAACTCGATTGGAGAGCTAAGAATCCTGGAGATTACGAAGACGCCGGATATCGACGAGTTCGGAAATATTAAATCCGTGGTTTGTTCTGCAAACGATGTCACAGAGGAAAGAAAGGCTCTTAGCAAGATCAAGCTCATCCAATTTGGGCTGGATAACTCGAACGATGAGGCCTACTGGATTGCACCTGACGGCACGATACTGTATGCAAACAGCGCAGCCTGTAAGAATCTTGGATACACAAAGGATGAGATTTCCGGACTGAAGGTAAATGATCTCGATAAATCGATGGAGGCAATGGATAGAAGAGTAAGCTGGGAAAGGCTTAAGTCGAAAGGAAGGGATACATTTGAAGCCTATCATGTGAGAAAGGACGGCTCTGTCTTTCCCGTCGAGATTAACAGGAATTATTTCAGGTACGATGAAAGCGAATACGAATTTACTTTTGCCCGAGATATATCTGAACGCATGAGAAATCTGGAGATTCTTGAGAGAGATAGGTTCAGAATAGAACGGCTTCACGATGCAGCTCTCAATCTGGAAAGATGCGGAACCCTCCAGGATGTATATGACTCTGTGATTGAAGCAGCTAATGAGATCCTTGAATTTGATATATGCTTCATCTGTGTCAACGAAGAGGATAATCTAGTAATCAAGGCATCTTCCAACCTAAATCCGCGAGACCCAATTGTAATGCCGAAAGATGTTGGAATTGTCGGGAAGACTTTCAGAGAGAAGAAGCCTTACATAATCGATGATATCCAGGAGTTCCCCGGCACTCTCAAATCAAACGACATCTACCGTGCTGGCCTAAGCGTTCCGATTGGAGATGTTGGAGTCTTTCAGGCGATGTCCGCGAATAGGTCGAAGTTTGGCCAACAGGAGCTAAGACTGACTGAACTTCTTATGTCTCACGTCCGCGAAGCGATCGTGAGAATCGAGACCGAGAAGCGTATGAATTACATGTCTCTTCATGACGGGCTTACTGATTTGTACAACAGGTTCTATTTCGAGGAAGAACTCATCAGGTTGGAAGGATCGAGATTCTATCCTATTTCAATCGTTTCGGCCGATGTCGACGGTCTGAAGCTAATTAACGATACGATGGGCCATGCAAGAGGAGATCAGATACTTTTGGAGTTTTCGAGAATTCTGAGATCCTGTTTCAGAAAGAATGATGTTATTGCAAGGTTTGGTGGAGACGAATTTGCAGTTATTCTCATACGAACGGATGAAGCTACTACCGAGAAGATCGCGTCGAGAGTCAGGGAGATTGTCGGTAAATTCAACAGAGATCACATCGGACCTCCTCTGAGTGTTTCCATGGGAATCGCTACCAGTAAGGGACAGGAACAATCTCTTGTCGAGACTCTGAGGCATGCAGATGACCTGATGTATCGTGACAAACTTTACAGGAGCTCCAGCGTCAGAAGCCAGATGGTGAACACGCTGCTAGTTACTCTTGCCGAAAAGGATCAAATCTCTGGCGGTCATGCGAAGAGACTGCAGAGGATGTGCCTAGAACTGGGAAGAAGAGCAGGACTGAGTTCTCGGCAACTCAGCGACCTAGCGCTTTTTGCTCAGGTTCACGATCTAGGAAAGGTTGGAATTCCAGATAGAATACTATTCAAACCAGGCCCACTAGATGATGATGAATGGAAAGTGATGAGACTTCACCCAGAAAAGGGATACAGGATCGCCGTGTCATCTCCAGACCTCTCTTCAGTCGCAGATCTAATTCTCAGGCATCATGAAAGATGGGATGGTGAGGGCTATCCTCTGGGTATCAAGGGCGATAAGATCCCCGTTGAATGCAGAATTCTTTCTATTGTAGATGCCTTTGATGCAATGACAAATGACAGACCATACAGCAAAGCCAGGAACAGGCAGGAAGCAATTGACGAAATAAAGAGATGTTCCGGTACTCAATTTGACCCCGAACTGGTGATTAAGTTTAGGGAAATGATAGAGATAGAGTCTTTCTAGATGCTCTTGATTATTTGTGAGATTTTTTTGTAGCTCAGAAGAGATATAAGAAGCGCTACTGCCAACGATGATAGTGATATTAGAAGGAGCCAAGCTGTGCCGGTGCCGTCAACTGCGCCTTTCAGAATCAACGTGATAGGCATTATTGCCCCAAAACTCAATCCCATGCAGATCAATTGGTTCAGAAGAACGAATTTCGTTCTCATGAATGCATTCGGATTATCCATTTGATCGGGAGGTGACGAAAGAACACCTCTTATACCGAGCAGAGAGGATGTCACATAAAGCACAAAGACAGCCGGAACAACCATAAGATAACCGAAAGAACCTCTCTTGATCAAGATGCTTACGCCTAGAACGCCCACAAAGAGAACTGTCCCCAACAGAACAGGTAGAGTGGTTTTTATGGCTATCATCCTTCCCAGAGAAAGAGGCAATATCTTTGTAGTCTCAATAAAGGGATACTCTCTGCCCATCAAAAAGGCGGATTGTATAGTGGTGAAGATGGTACTAATAAGTACCATAGTGAAGATCGATGTTACTACTTCTTCTGATATAAGTCCAAAAACAAGTCCAAAGACAACGGGATAGAAAAGATAGTATATTAGCTGTTCATAGCGTCTATATATCTTTAGTTCTCTTCTGAGCAAAACCCATCCCCGCCTGTCATTGAAGGTCACGGTCTTCTGCTTGTTCTTGGAATATGATACCGGTTCGAATTTGATAGATGAGGCAACCCTGAAAAAAACATATCCCAGCAAAGGAATTGCTGCTACTCCAACTAGGAGGTACAGAGGGCTTTCCGAAGACTTAACACTCCAGGTGAAGATATTCATAGGGTTTGAAAAAACCTCCCAAGCGCTTGCCAGCTTCTGCAGATAAAGCGGTATGTTATCCGTGCTCTGTGGAACTAACTGAACTATTATGAAGAACATGAAAGCTGCCGCAATTTGAACGATGAACATTACTTTTCTTGCGACTGCCCTGGACATGAATTTCCCAAGAGCTACAGAAACGATGGAAGCCAGAAGTACGGTGTTTATTACCACGAGAACAAGTGAAGGGATTCCGATCCATGGATTGGGATCGATCCTGAGATGGTATGGAAGAGCGATTCCCAGAAAGACGGACAGAGTGAGCCCCTGATATAGGGTCGAGATAATAATCTGATAGACTATGATACTCACTCTCTTTACCGGAAGAACGAGAAGCATGTCTATCTCATCGTTTCTCATGAAGAGATAAGACGATGTGGCCGAAAACGAGATTAGAAAGAACAGCCCTGAGATTGTCAGAAAGAATCCGGCCATGACCTTGCCAAGGGAGACGCCTTCAACGGCTACTCCAGAAGTCGCACCATACACGTTCCAGAGAAACATTCCGATCATGATTGTGAATACTGCAAAGACGAATAGCTGGCCCGAAAGGCCTCCTCTTGTGCCTTTCTTGCCCGGAAACATGAAGAGCTTGTACTTAAGGAACAGCTTAAGGTCGTTCAAATAGACACCTCACAATGCGCCTACAATTTCCTGGATGTCTTCGTTCTCGCCAGTAAGCTGCAGGAAGAGGTTCTCTAGAGTCTCTTTGTTGTCGGCTCCTGCTCTCTTTCTTAGCTCATCCATCGTGCCCTCGGAAATAAGCTTCCCCTTGTTGATTATGCCTATACGGTCGCACATCTTTTCCGCTATCTCCAGCACGTGTGTGGTCATGAAAATGGTAGAGCCTTCGCCCTTATACTTCTCAAGAAGCATCTTAAGTATCTTCGCGCTTCTTGCATCGAGACCTACGGTCGGCTCATCCAAAAAGATGACTTCTGGTCTCCTCATCAGAACAGAGATAACCATTATCTTCTGTTTCATACCGTGAGACATCTCAGATATCATCTTCCCCAGATAATCTATTCCAAACGCTTCACATAGTTCGCCGACTCTCTTCTTCGCTTCTTGTCTCTTATCGGGAAAGACATCCATAATGAACTCAAGGAACTCCGCTCCTGTAAAGTAGGAATAGATTCTTGGTTCTTCAGGGACAACACCGATCTTGCTCTTTATCTGAAGCTCATTATTCGAGTAGTTCATGCCGAGGATTTTTATCTCTCCAGAAGTAGGTCTAAGCGTACCGGTAAGCATTCTAATCGTTGTTGTCTTTCCAGCTCCGTTTGGTCCCAGAAAGCCATATATCTCGCCAGAGTTCACCAGCAGATCTATCTCGTCTACTACGGGGCTCTTATCGAATGCTTTCGTAAGTTTTTTACAGTCAATCATCTAGCATCCCTCCAGACGGTATTGCTTCAGGACGATCTTCGTGTATGACCCGAACCTATTCTACGACAAGACCCGATACATTTCACAAAATGTCAAGAAATTCTGTTGATCTGGCAGATGATTCCTATACAGCGCAGGCAATCCTGTTGCCGGATGATATAATTGGCTAAGTTTATGAGGTGGGCATATGAGAAAAGCTGTCTCCTTCGCATTATTAGCTGCCGTAGTAATAATTCTATTGTCGGGAATCAACGGTCTCAGCTTCGATCCCTCGCCCGCAGCATTTCTGAGCCATGATGATCCTGAACTGGCAGCGTTCAACCGAATCGCGGAGGTTTTTGGAGACACTGGATCGATCATGGTGATTCTTAATGCATCGGAAACTCCACTCGAGCTTCTGAAAAGAATATCAGATGAGATAAAGTCTCTTGACTGGGTCAACTCGGTGTTGTCAGCCACTGAAGCGATGAAGCTGGGAAGGTTCAATCTTTTCACTTTGAGAATTCCAACTGAGGACTACGTGTACTTGGAAGATGGGAAATTGGTGCTGAATGAAGATCTGCTGACAGATCCGATATACAGTAACCTGCTGATATCTTCTGACGGCAGCTATTACGGCATACTGATTACAATCGCAGACGGAAATGAGTTGAGCAGCGACACACTTGTCCCTGAACTTCGATCGAAACTCGATTCTCTCGATGTAAAGGGCTATAGACTAATTGGAGAGAGCGTTGCCAACACAGAGACATTCAGATCAATAATCGATCTTACCTTCAAGTATCCACCTTTCATTCTACTTGCAATTCTCATGGTCTACGTAATCAAGTTCAGAAAGGTCTCGCTTGCTTTGCTTACACTGGTTCCTCCTCTAGCCTCCGTAATGGCGATAGTTGGAGTAATGGGTATAATGAAGCTTTCGATCAACAGTTTGACCGTTATGATCCCTTCATTTATCGTCATTATTGGAAGTGCATACGGGATGCATTTCCTCTCAAGGTTTGAAGAAAACATTCATCTTAAGAATGCCGTCAGTCGGACAGTTCACGAGGAGAGAGTTCCTGTTCTTTTATCTGCTTTGACAACGATGGCAGGCTTTTCTTCATACATTCTGCTCGACTTGAAGGCCTTTCAGGAGATGGGTATATTCGTCTGTTCAGGAATCTTCCTCTCTGCGGTTTTCACAATTGTCGTGCTCCCGGGACTTGTGCCTTCAAGAGAAACTGTGAATCCGCAACGTGCATCACCTCCAAGAGACGTAAATCGTCTTGCGAAAAAGGTAGTTGTCTGGGCCGTTATAGTGGGCAGTATCGCCTCTCCTTTTCTGATCATGACAATTCCAATGACTATTGACCAGTATAATTTCTTCAAAGAGAATTCGGAGATTAGAAGAAGCGCAAACACCATGAAAGAGGCTTTCGGTTGGCTGACAAATTATTCGCTGATGGTTACACCAAAAGAAGGGGATAGCATTGCATTAACGACAGATCATGTAGAGAGTTTGGAAGCGTTCGAAGCGGAGCTAAAGAGACTTGATGGAGTTTCGAAGGTCATGAGTCTACTCGATCTGTCAAGAGAGACGGGTGTTCCGTTGACGCTTATGGTGAGAGCACTGAACTCAAGTGATGTTTTCGGTGACTCTACAACACTTCTTGTGAGCGACAATGCTATACGATTCAATCTGTTCTCTCCGGAGAGCGACAGTCGAAGCGCCGAAAAACTGAAGTTGGCCGTCGAAGAACTAATAATGAGCTATCCGGAACTGGATGACAATTTCAGGTTCAATCTGGCTGGAACTACGCTTATATGGAAGAGCGTGAACTCCTCTGTTGTTAACAATCAGATTCAGAGCTTGATAGTATCGTTTGGGCTTATCATGCTCCTCCTATTCACGATATTCAAAAGTTTGAAGTCGACAATCATCGCCACGATACCTATTCTCCTTACAACTCTTTTCAACTTCGCTTTTATGGCGCTTTTCAGGATCCCGTTGAGCATTTCTACAGCGCTCATTTCGGGAATGTTGATGGGACTGGTAATCGATTATTCGATTCACTTCACTATCTGGTTCAGGAGGTTCGGCGATTCACGTAGGGCATATCAACAGACCGCAAATGCAATTCTTGCAAACGGGCTCAGTCTTGTTGCTGGCTTTTCAGTTCTTCTGCTTTCACCTCTCTTGTTGTACGTTGATGTGGCGAAGTTGATGGTTAGCGGACTTGTTGTGGGAATGGTTCTTACTCTAATACTTCTGCCAGAGATCGCATCTAGAAGTAAGAAGTTTTCTGATAGGGCAAAAGCCTCTGACTGATATAATTCACTTATATTCAGATTGGAGGTGGCGTTCTGAAAGCTCTCGTTTCTCTTCTTCCAGACGATCTGAATCGGTTTGTCAGAGAGCTGTGGGATGAATTGAAAACAGACTTCGGATTACGTTCGGTTATGCTCAATCCATTTCCACACATTAGCTATTGCATTTTCGAAGAGACGACTGTCACTTCAGATTCCATGCTTGAAGAGATTGCGGCCGTTATGGGTGCCTTCCCGGCAAAGACAGAATATCTTGGTATTTTCACTGGTGAGAGACCGGTTATTTTCATTGGAGTAGCTAAAAGTCCTAGTTTGGCTTCTCTTCATAAATCGCTATGTAAAGTCCTTTGTGAAGCGGTAGACAGCAAAGCAGCCGTTTACAGCGAGACTCGCTGGATTCCTCATATAACACTTGCCTATGGAGATGATATTAATCGAAGCAACATAGGTCCTGTGATGGAGAGACTTGCATTCAGGGACTTCCATCATGAGTTTGTAATTGACAATCTGGCAGTTCTTGAAGAGATTCCAGAGAAGGGAATTGTTGTCAGTAAGAGCTTCAGACTCACCTGTTCCTGAAGACAAGCTGGTCTATCTTTATGAATCATTTTTCGTGACTTTCAGTGTCTCAGATGGGCTCTCAAAGAGTCCAATTTGTTATAATCGATCAGAAGAAGGAGGTAGATGAATGAAAAGAATTGGCTGGAAGGAGATAGATTTGAAAATTCCACTGCCGAAGAATGTAAAGTCAACTGAATGTTTAAGTGAACTAGAGGAGTTCATCGGACAGGAGAGAGCCATAAGAGCTTTGGAGACAGGGCTTCATATAAACGCAAAGGGATACAATGTTTTTGTTTCCGGCAGTAACAACACCGGAAGAAGGACATTTGTCAGTCGTTATCTGAAGAAGAAGGTCGAAGGAACAAAGACTCCGGGCGACTGGATATATGTCTACAACTTTGATGAACAAAGGTCGCCAAATTCAATTCCACTTGAAGCGGGCGCTGGGAAGGTATTTCAGAAAGAGATGAACGAGTTTGTTGAGATAGCTATCAACTCGATCAGCGAGAGCTTTCAGAGTGAGGACTACCAGCAGAAGGTAACTTCGATCCAGAATGAGCAATCGGAAAAGCGTTCAAGTATGCTGAAGGAATTGTTAGAAAAGGCGAAAGAAAAGGATTTCACTGTTCAAATAAACCAGACAGGAGTTGCAACGATTCCTCTCTGGAACGGTAAACCGCTTACCCAGGAAGTGTACGAAGCCTTACCGGAGGAATACCAGAAGCAGCTTACCAAGAAAGGCGAGGAAGTCCGTGAATTAGTCAACTCGTATCTTCTTAGATTGAGCAAGATGGAAAAGGAGTATGGTGAGAAGTACAAGGAATTGAATCGAAACGTGGCTTCTTTCGCAGTTGAAGGTCACATAAAGGAGATGAAAGACAAGTTTAGCAAGAACAAAGAGGTCGTTGATTTTATAGAGAGCATGAAGGAAGACTTGCTTGACAATCTGGGAGTATTCTTCAGCCAGGAGATCGACTCCAAAGCTTTCTTCGGCAAGAGATATGCGGTCAATCTGTTTGTCGACAACTCGGGAATAGAGGGGAAACCCGTTGTGGAGGTAACAAACCCCAATTACTCCTCCCTTTTCGGAAGAATAGAGTATGTAGCAAAGATGGGAATGCTTGATACCGACCACACCATGATAAGGCCAGGCGCAATACATAACTCGAACGGCGGGTATCTTGTCCTTGATGCCAAGAGCGTACTGAGCGAACCCTACGTCTGGCAGACTCTGAAGCAGGTACTCTTTTCCGGTCTCGAAGGAATTGAGAATCTAGAACACAAGATCGGTCTCTTATCGACTGTTAGTCTGAAGCCTGAGCCAATTCCGCTGGATATAAAGATAATCATGATAGGCGAGCCGTGGATATACAGCATGTTAAGTACGCTCGATACGGATTTCAAGAAGCTCTTCAAGATTAAAGCCGAGTTTGATTGGGAAATGGCGTTGGAGAAGGACACGATTGGCAAGCTCTGTGGGCTAACCTGCAATATTGTGAGGGAGAATACTTTGAAGCCGCTTGAAAGGGACGGAATCAAAGAAGTGATAAAGAGAGCGATATTCCTTTCGGGAAGCAGGAAGAAAGTCTCGACTCAGTTTGGTACCCTTGAACAGCTCCTCCTGGAGAGCTCGGCCATGGCGGATATGAAGAAGCACGATATGATAGAGGCTGAGGATGTATCGACCGCTTGGGAAGAGATGCATACAAGGGTCTCCCTCTATCAGGACAAGATAAAGGAAATGTTCAAGAACTCGACATTGATGGTTCAGACAGATGGTGAGCTTGTTGGTGAGATAAACGGTTTGACAGTAGTCCAGACAGAGGATCTCTCTTTTGGAATACCGGTGAAAATAACTGCCAAAGCCGGTCCGGGCAACAGCGGTATAGTTGACATACAGAAAGAATCGGAACTAAGTGGAAGCATCCACAACAAAGCCAGCCTGACTATTCAGGGATACATGAGTTCGAGATATGCGCAGCAATTCCCGCTGAGTCTGAACGGTTCGATAAGTTTTGAGCAGGTCTATTCGACAGTTGAAGGGGATAGCGCTTCCGTGGCGGAGACAGTCGCTTTCCTGTCTGCAATTGCCGATGTACCGATTAAGCAGTCAATAGCAGTTACGGGCTCGATCAATCAAAGCGGAAGAGTCCAACCCGTAGGCGGAGTTCAGTACAAGATTCAGGGCTTCTATGATCTCTGCAAGATAAAGGGGTTTACCGGTCAACAGGGAGTGGTCGTGCCTCAGGCGAACTCTGACAATGTTGTTCTCCCTGACGAAATAATTAATGCCATTAAGGAAGGGAGATTCAACATATGGACCGTTGAGACCGTGGACGAGGCCATTGAGGTACTGACGGGCATGAAGTCGGGAAAGCTCGGGAAGAGCGGAGAGTACTCGCCTGGCAGCTTCAACCAGAGGGTAATAGAGAAGTTGATGAAGTACTATGAGATAGCTTCTCAATCGAAGAAATGACTAAGCAAGATACGTAAATCAATGGTGGTTGTTCAAATGGCCAATAAGAAAAATGGCGACAGACATATCTGGCATGTCCATCGCCATTTTTCGTAAGGCAGCTACCTGATCATGATTCGGAGTCTATTGCCGCGAATCTGTTCAGCATATAGTTTATGTATCCCTTTACATAAGAAGCAGTCTCTCTGAGAATCTCAACGGAGAGGTTGTCTAATTTCGATGTCTTGCCTGCTTCGTGAAGATCATCGAAATACTCTTTGCCTAGCCAGACTGCCTGAGGTTTCTCAAGTTCATTTCCCATAACATGTTTGAGTTCATAGTATACTGGATTGAGTTTCTCTCTGGAGTACTTCCGCAAATCTACCGCGGCCTGCTTCGGATTCTTGACGATTCTGGCAGGAACCTCTTCGAGCGCCATTAGCAGGGGCTCGTATTGTCCCCAAATCAAATAACCACCGTAGAAGTCGTATGCGAAGTGATAATTCGCAAAGATGGCGAGCCACTTGTCCATGTTGAAAGGAAGCTTCAGCAGTTCGAAAAACGGCGCGGGGAATGTATGAAAAGGCTGGCCGACATCTTCAAGATAGTGCATTGCTCTACCCATGAAGCGGTATGCCCAATAATGGTCTCCTCTGGAATAAGCGATCTCGGCCAGATCGCTGAAGTACTGAACGACGTCAGTCACTTCTCCGACTCTAACGAAGAAGAGCATTCTGTATTCCATGTGTCTTAATCCCTGGCTGTCTCCGAGGAGCGTCTCTATTCCCTTTAGTTCGAGCCCCTTATCCATGCCTAGATCGGGCTCGTAAGAATAGACCGAAAGGATCTGCCACAGGGGTGCCAAATTGTCAACAGGTCTGGGGTTTGGGAAGACTGCGCTGTATAGGTCGAGATCTTCTTCCGGCAGATAGCTCTCGCCGAGATAATCGTAGAAACCCTCTATGGCCGGATTGTATTCACGAGTGTCAACATCGGCGTATGTGTACGGGGTTATCTCAACGTACTTGTCAAAAACCTCCTCATACTGGGATACAATCAAATACGTTAGAGCATCGTGCCCCGACCATGAAAATCCGAACACGGCTAATAGCAGTATTAGAATCATCATCACCTTTTTCACGTAACCACCTCCAATTCTTATAATAACAGATTCAAACTGCATTATTGTCTTCTTGATACCGATTAGCTTCGTGATAGGCAAGCTTTCTGATAGTATTGTCTAAGAAAAGCAGTTTAGGGAGGTGCAATATGGCCGACGCTTCTAGAGGAGTTTCAAGAGGCTCATTAGACGTGCGGATTCTTCAAGATATTGAATTTGATTTCCAGCTCTACAGGTCTCTTGGTGCAGTATCGTACGAAGGAGGCACCGTAGGAGAGATTCTTTCGCTTGTACCGCATATAGATTGTGAAGACCCATCAACTTGGGTGAAGTCATTCAAGGACCTGGCAACAAGGTTGAAGAACCACGCTCTGAAGGTTTTGCAGAAGGGCAATAGCGAGACTGCTAGACAGGAGTTTCTGAGAGCAGCAAGTTACTTCAGAGCAGCAGAGTACTTCGGAGATCCTCGAGACTCTAAGACAAGGTACATCGGTATGGAAAGCAGAGATTGCTTTGTATATGCTTTCAGAACCACTGATATTCAGTTCGAAGCTGAGAGAATACCCTACGGTGAGGATTTCATTCCGGCGTACTGGATTGCTCCAACGACCGGCGGCACGAAGAAGACGATAATTATGATGAGTGGTTTTGACGGGACATCGGAAGAGATGTATTTCCAGGCAGGCTCGGCCGCTTTGCAGAGGGGTTACGCGGTTGTTCTCTTCGATGGCCCCGGTCAGGTAGGAATGAGAAGGTTTTCGCCCGAGACTCCGTTGCGTCCTGACTACGAAGTTCCGATTTCCAAAGTTGTCGACTATGCTTTGTCGAAGGAGGATGTCGATCCATCAAGACTCGCGCTGTATGGCATTAGTCTCGGAGGTTATTTCTCACTTAGGGCCGCTGCTCACGATTCCAGAATAAAAGCCCTGATTTCCAA
Coding sequences:
- a CDS encoding alpha/beta fold hydrolase, with product MADASRGVSRGSLDVRILQDIEFDFQLYRSLGAVSYEGGTVGEILSLVPHIDCEDPSTWVKSFKDLATRLKNHALKVLQKGNSETARQEFLRAASYFRAAEYFGDPRDSKTRYIGMESRDCFVYAFRTTDIQFEAERIPYGEDFIPAYWIAPTTGGTKKTIIMMSGFDGTSEEMYFQAGSAALQRGYAVVLFDGPGQVGMRRFSPETPLRPDYEVPISKVVDYALSKEDVDPSRLALYGISLGGYFSLRAAAHDSRIKALISNSPVTDIYKYLSAFAGEAINSPEDITLETVDLVPSEYLSKAQKLQLVNIMLRFGEVSMSKAFKRMRDFVVGNAIKSIQVPFLAMVGEGEGEEALIQAREASDNVSGKSTMRIFKKQEGADSHCQVTNLPLSNSVLLDWLDDVFGATT